GTTTATTAGAGCATGAATTTAGTATTAAAAACCTAGGTCCTATTCAGAGCTATCTTGGAATTAGAGTCAGAAGAGATAGAGAAAAAGGTGTACTTAAGTTAGACCAGTCAGTTTATATAAAGAGAGTACTGAACCGGTTTGGTATGTCAGACTGTAAACCAGTTTCGACTCCTATGCAATCAGGACTTAAGTTATGTAAATCAGATGATATATTAAATGATGATGTATATCactataggcaacttttaggtTGTTTGATGTACCTGTCAGTATGTACGCGTCCTGATATTGCTTACACCTGTAGTCAATTAAGTCAGTATAATAACTGTTTTGGTAAATGCCATTGGTCAGCTGCCAAAAGAGTTTTACGGTATTTAGCGGGTACAATTGACTATGGTTTACTCTATGTAAAAAGTAATCGATTGGTATTGAGTGCCTATACCGATGCAGATTGGGCCAATGATTGTACTGATCGTAGGTCATATACAGGGTTTGCAATAAAGCTTGGtaaaaatgtagtaaattggGAGTCTCGTAAACAAAAGTGTGTAGCACTCTCTAGTACAGAGGCAGAATATTTAGCAATAAGCGACGTTTGTAAAGACTTAAGTTTTGTAAGAAATTTCTTGGTAGAGCtctttacaaatttaaaattgaacTGTATAACTGTGTATAACGACAATCAAAGTGCGCACAGATTATTAGAGTGTAAAGAATATTGTCACAAGCGCACTAAACACATTGATATTCGTTATCACTATGTAAAGGACCTTGTAAATAGCAACTTTGTGACTGTAAAATATTTGTGTACAGAGAAAATGATTGCTGATGTGTTGACCAAACCTCTAGACAAGAAAAAGCATaacatgtttatttatgagCTTTGTGTTCGACATATATCAGGATGAGAAATGTAATGTATACTTTTGTAGTCATagagtaatttataattttttatttttttgctgtttacGTTATATGCATAAGGGGAAGtgttagaaatataatatttatgtggtaTGCTTACAACGTAACACACATAATGTACTTACTCTGTGGCTTGTCCTcgtctctttctctctctgccCAACCTTCCAACGACATGCACTGTGTGTGAggcttttatttgtaatattaattgtattcaAGTTTGTGTAAAGATATTACTGACGATAATTATGTGTGGTTTATTATGTGCAATAAACAAACTCATAATGTGATTGTGATATTATTTCTGGCCGTTGTAACCACTGCTCGATCCTTGTGACCTCCCAAGACAGAGATAACTCACTCCTTGGACACATTccactttttattttgaaaaaataaggagtacctacttaactacctacagactgttagaaaaattaaatctaCGAGGGAAGTGACAGGTATTATCTAGTTTTTGTCATCAGACCCAAAATGGTATGTAAAGTGGGGAACTTTTAATGAAAATGATCTTGCAGTCTCCTCACATAAGTCTTCTGTTCCCCGCTAATCGGGAAATTGCCTGGGATATGGCagcatattttgtttttttaactggctttTGGCTCTGGATTCCAGCTCTCTTGAGGCTTTTTTTTCAACGTGGGTAACATTGATATCAAGTGgcggttttagaatgtaatgTAGAAAGCTCTAATTTAGCGCGAAGCAATAGGCCGCTAGCGGCTAAacagtattttaaaactaatggGTAAACACTCAAACAATAAATAACGCGTCGGAGAATCTCTACGGTACAACGATAATTCGGCCAACGCGGCGTGTCGTTGCGACTCGCAACGATACCTCACGTGAACCGAGCGCAACGCCTCGTTGGGCCTCTCAACTGTGGCGTAACGTGGCAGTATGTATCGCCGCGAGACTCGACGAGTCGACCATAATATGACCGCGAGCAAagagagtatgtaatcactacggcCGCGAGACGCGACTTGTACGCGACGTTATACTCGTCCAAAGTTACTCATTGTATCGCCACGTATCGCcccacagagtactttttacataGTATCACCCTGTAGAGATACATAATATGTCCTAGTTTGTATCGAATTTGGTGGCACGGCGAGACAATCGCCGCGATACTCTCGCCCATCTGGAAGTGGATTTCCGACAATAGTTCCTAGCCTACATGCAAATTGCAAATCTCATGTTTCTAGATCTAGGTAAATGATCTCATTATAGACcagtttaaattattacttCCTACATCCATGGATATCACCAATTGTTACGTTGATATGCATGGATGTACCAACCTAGGaagtaataaattttttacttGAATCAGTTCTCACTTCTCAAATTCTCTGATAagtttaggtacctaactaggtaATTGTTTTGTTGTTAACAATCACTTACCATTGACTCGCGTGGGGCATCTATTGTACGTTGACGGTCCTAGGTCAGAAACCTTACCGCAAgttccaacaacaactgtactgTATAAAATTTCAATCGGGTGAATGGTATAGGAATACATACAAGACAAACAAAgaactaatttatttaaagcagttttgttttctatacatattacataggtagaaaagtgATAAGAATCTAAAGTACCTACACCCTCTCAGAGCTTAACTGCATTTTGTGTATCAAACTGGCCATTGATTGTGCAGATTTGACTTATCAATACTGGCTTTATTGGCCGGCTTGACTTGCTTCAGAATACAGGGCTCACTCAGAAAAAGCtacgaaaaaaaatcaaaaatcaatgcGAGTACAAGCCAATTAGGGTTCTGTTGTGAAACCTGTTAAGTAACCCTTAGtttcaccaaaatcggttcatccgtttgagcGTTACGATCAATGCCACAGATAGACTAAGTGACCCCTCATTTTGCGTCGAGGGAAAAAAGATGCACCTAAAGCGTGTTTATCGGAGCGCTACAGTTTTATAATTTAGGATAGGTatgaggtaagtacctacctacctaattagaaGGTAGGTGTGGTCAAAGTGCAGACCTTGTGGTAGTTTGGAACTAAGCAATTAAAACAGTTGGTAAtgcgtttaaaaataatttaataaaaatataacatagcTGTTACAGTGACAtcagagaatataatcactacatttaataataatattcaataaCAAATGACTACGAGAGCATTATGCAGTGcattaaaaatgaatttacCAGGCACAATGTGAATTTATTAACCATGGTAGATAAATTTACTTATACAACTATTAATAAAGCCTTGAAAGCTCAATCACGAATTCACGACACGAGAAGCTCTGAATGCGCTTTTTGGAAGCGATCAGTTACACATACCTACTAAAACTGTTTCAATCCAATTTGTacaatcttttaattttttacatgaCCGAGATTCACCGAGAGGTTAAAGAGTCAACAAgtaggagtaggtaggtacatattttgtttCCATCAACCAGAGATACACTCCATACAGTTTTTGACTGTCaactaaagtttttttaaaggcACTTTATTATTATGGCTTCACTGAAGCCGAACGCGACATAATTTAACAGCACTCGTCAGACTGTAAGCATGGCTTTGGTGTACAAAATTGACTTACATAAAAACGCATTGGATTGACGCAGTGTAAAATACATAATTGACGTTTAGGCGACAAGTACTTCATAGTCGGGGAAGCCGAGCTCCTGTCCGCCGAAGGAGATGTAGCAGACGCCGTGAGATTGCTGCACTTTGCCGGTGGTGAGGCTTCCCTCGTGACGCACTCTGCCGACGAACAGAGGCTCGCCGTCCTCCGATTCACCTCCGGGGAATGCGCCGGGAGGAATGTTTGACCCGTTCGTTGGCACCCAGTTGCTGGGACCACCGATCAACACCTGGAAATAGATTGAACATTTACGATTACTTTAAAAGCAGATAGGGTAAATTAAGGCGGCCTTTGTCATAAACATAATGGCTGGTGCTTTGTGCGATTTGCATCCAGTCATGTTCGAGAATAAGTATTTTGctattctttgttttttttttttatcatgtaGAATTTATTTGCGCCACGTCTTCACTGACGTTACGTCTTGACCTCTTTCATTAACGCCACTGTAGTTTTGATGGTCTAACTCTAGGATGAATCACTTCATATGATGCATGCGATGTCAttctaaaattattgtttcaaatGTGCCAGATCCGTGCATGGGATCGAACGAAACTAAATAGACTTCAAAATCAGTAAACTGTTTATGAATATACCCTGAACAAACGAAGGAGGTGCAAAAACTAAAAACGAACCTGATATTCATTCTTGGCGTTTTCCTTTCCACCCCAAGGCACATACGCGCAACCGTGGGACGAGCACAGTTTGCCAGGAATCAAAGCGCCCTCATGCCGTGCTCTAGCCACGTAGATCGGCTCTCCGGAGCAGTCTTGGCCCCCGACCACAGCCCCTGGGGGCACCTGGCCAGATGTGGCGTCTACCCacacgcccgcgccgcccgaTACTGGAGCGACTCCTGGGTAACCACCACCTGCACCAGGGTAGCCAGCTCCTGGACCGGGGTAGCCAGGTGGTGCGCTGTACAGAGCAGAAGCTTGCGGAGCCGACGGCGCTACTAAAACAGAAATGGATTTTTGAAACAAACGGCATAaatagcaattaaaaaaatatgcagtaaaatgataaaaatacaaGCTTGATTTTAAAGCGccagttaataaaatataagtatgttTAAGTGAACAGTTTGTATGCAAATTAAAAGTTCGaagttaattaatataatcattCCGTAGGTAAATATTGTGCCAAAAATTCATAACCAAAGAAAATGATAGGTTATAGCTTTTAGTTAATTGTGATGAAAGATATCAAAGAAGATAGGTATCTATCATAAAAAACAGACTAGGTGTAATTAAAGAAATACAGCCTGTAagtagaacgctagcaaaaacttagcgctattataCTATACTACCTacacacaatccaataccaattaCCATTACCATTAGTccttttcaaacccgcaatttATAGTGCAAAACTCGGGATCAATACCCCACCCTCGATGTGGTATTTGACCCCATGGCACCTAACTACGCAACGTCCGTTGACCTCTAAGTCAGTCGtacgttttatttgcaatacattgcaaaCTTTAAGAAAATACAGGGGTGTAAATTtatttttcgcgtttttttgcGGTATCTTATCGTATTAGTAattatcatcagtactatcatctGTCTGCGTTTTTGCTAAAGTTCGAATTACAGCCTGTGAATGGAAATTATAAATTGTCTGAAATAATTTTTCTCAGATGTTCGTGCGTGTCCTATAAGCATGCAAAATATGAAAGaaatcgaaaaataaaaaataaagttcacGAAATGTACCCAACATACCACAATCCAATTCAAATCCAGTGCTCACTGTTAAGCTTATCCGAAGGTTGCCACACAATAACCATAGAAATTAAtaacctattataataatataattacgatctttattaatattgttagtttacagtaggtactaatttGTCAACAATCTAATTTGGCAagttaatataggtaagtataataaacaTCATATAATATGAATGCAGGAACAGCGAATAACATTAAGCATGGTCATTGATCACTCAACGTGGTTGGGCACCGCCTCTGTTGAAATGCGAAATACGCCAATTTCCTCGAGCCCCGTATGCGGAGCGCACGCCAAAGTGAGTCACGGGGAAAGGCGACGGGTCCATCCACTCCATCAAGACTGCGCCTGACCTTCCGTCCCGTACTGTCAATCTGCCACAGCGCCACTCGATGAGGAACTTTTTAAACTCGTTCGGGTTCATTATACCAGGCGTTGGGACAGTTACCTACGAAGTTTCAGAGTGATATAATGTCGCTCAAAGTGGTAGCTTTACATCGATATCGATTCAAAACATCTAGTACCTTATCGGGTTTCTGTCTGCAGTGCCTAATGACGGACTGGGAATTTTCCCAACCACCGAGGATGATTTCGTACATCGGGTCGACTTCTCCGGGCGCTGGTGTGAGGCAGATGTGACAGTTGTGCGGGCCACGATATTCTAGTTCCAAGGAACCGGCCGCTACAGGCCCGAATTTATACTCTAACTTGTCGGGCGTATTGAACTCCGCTCCATCTGCACCGTGAATTCAGTACATATAATTTAAGGGATTGTTGGGTACATTTTGTGATTGTGTGGCGTTAGAAAAGGAACAAACCTTCAATTTTCCAAGTGCCAGTGGCACCCCAGCCGGTGCAGACTCCCACAAAGTTGACCGGGAAAGGCTCCGGGTCGGCCCAGGAGATGAAGGGGATTGCCTCTCCTTCACGGCCGGCTGAAACAACGCCACCATCCCAACGCACCCAGAAACCACGGAATTCACCAGGGTTGAGGATATAGGGTGTTTCGATTTCAACTTTCTCTGGTTTGGTTCTGTTTCTTCTGATTACACTTTTGGTGTTACCCCAACCACCGATGAAAACCTGCAACAAAGATTAATTTTGTTACGTTTTGTCTACTTTATGTGGAGGTAACATTTAACACAAGATTTACGATAAGTATGGTAAGACTAAGAATGGTGACGCACCTCATACATCGGGTCAGACTCCTGGGGTCCCATGGTGAGAGCGATATGGGCGTCATTAGGAGCCCTTATCTTGAACTGGACGGAACCGCTGGATACCGGGAAAAATTGGTATTGGAGATTATCGTCCGTAGACACATCTGTAACAAATATACGATTTTCTTAGTGTAGCTTGTTTGATTACCTACCAAAACAatgcatacctacttaggtattatattttaacCAGTAGGATTTTTCATGTCTTTTTGAATACGTAGACTCGAAATTTGAATGttaaatacctaaacaaattcCTTACGAAGATTTCGTCGTACGGATTGGAACaatggattttatttttgtttttcaacctTCCTTCTCAGTATTCAGTACGCGACAGTACctatttatacatataagtataaGCCTTTCCTACCGACTTCTTTTAAGGTTACAGCATAAAATTAATAGCCCACGAAAGCGGTAACCTAACAGCATTTCTAAATATAGTCTAGTGTTCAATGTGTTGGTATGCGGAGATTGGCCTGCCGGGCCGCAGTGCGCACCCACAAGTTTTACaaattacctaagtatttcTTAGGAATGGGTAAACTGATGCTAAAGACAACTTATGCTAAATAgaggtattttcaattttgttaGATTAAAAGTTTATACCTTAGCTTAGTTTGTCTATATTTAAAtctacataacatattatataaaaaaagaaatccaTGAGAAATCAGAAACTGACTGATGACTCCGGTCACCTATGTAACTAACTAACTGCACCCCATCCCACCGacgattatttaattttagtttggCGATATGTCTTTCTTCCGTGGGTGGTTTTTCTTCGTCTTAAATTCGTCGGTTggtttagttagtttttaaaaatcctgtgcgaactctttaattttccggggaaAAAAGTAGTCTTGGTacgtctttttttttcaaattttaagaaCAGACCTAATCTAGGAGAGCACTCCGTACCATAATATTTGAACGGAATATTTAGGTGCTTTCAAAGTTTTGTGGCATAAATTAGCCAGAatagctacctacttatttcgaAACAATAGtaatagattaaaaaaacaCATAATAAGCGAGGTAATTAAGTAGCCAATAGCttacttggtaggtacctagtttacCGACCCACCTATGTAGTAGATGTAGATAAAACGACGACGAAAAACAATGCTATTAACATTTAAGGTCAAGACGCCAGTTTCTTCCCAGTACAAGTTATTGATTCGACAATATGACATCATCGACTCGGAAAATATAGAGGAGCGAACATTGTGTGAAACTAAATTATATAACAAGATGGAATGAATGGCATCATCATGGATTGTGATGTGAACCTAATGGATACTAAACAGATTTTGTATCTGTCCGTAAACGGCGCGTAGCCTCGCCTGTCCCTGACGACGTAAATCCAGACATATTATGTAGAAATAGTAGCAATGTATTGTGCTTTAAGTTTTAGAACTAGGTTTCCTTACAGATTTCTAACGTTTCAAACGTATGTAAACTCATacgtggtaaattatttgacgattcaaaagcacttgtaaaagtttagttgaataaagATCTATTCCATAATATTCATATCTATCACCAAGTAGCCCAAGTCCAAGACCATTTTTACAGTTTTGGACGGACGATTGGACTTCGCTATGCGTCCAATTGAAATAAGCGACCAAGTGTGCGATAGAATGAATAGTTCCTTAGTGTCTAATGTTGCCAGTAGTCTTCCACTTGGACTACTTGTGCGAGATCCTAAAGCTTGTGTTAtgaatgggtacgacaatatcGCGACGGTTGGTGTTTGAACCATCGACCTCTTTGATTTTAGTGCACACCTTGTCCTTGAGTTATTGATGCTTAGTTTGTAACGGTATCTagcataatttttaatattcggCCACTAACggtacaataattttaatttaggaaTGAATTCATTTGCTTTAATTAATAGAATTTAATGGCGCGCACGTAttaggcaggtacctacctatacttaatttaaacatcataagtacatacataggtaggtacatgggcAGGATGTATTTTAGTGCTATTAgtatgcaaaataaataaacttaaccGGTTTCCACAACAAACTCGAAGAGGAGCTAAGAACttcaataacaacaaataagtgACAAAACATATAGCTATGCGACCTTCAAGGTTTGAACActattttatttagaactagcgacccgccccggcttcgcacgggtagcttttaaaaaaaaattaaacatagaaatacaaatatagcctatatgtcactcaggaataatgtagttttctattagtgaaagaattttcaaaatcggttcagtaattcCAGAGATAACCCCCTAcagacaaacttacaaactttaggTAAGTATCATAAATTAGTATAGAAATACCTTACTACTTCCTCGGTTACCTCCTTTCTTAGCATTAACTAAGGAAAGAGATAAAATAGAATCACGAAATATTgcttataaaacaaaaaatgaaaaccAAATTTATACAGCTAGTTTAGTTGTTTCCAAATACAGGAAAATCgaatgtaggtacaaatattTGTCTCCCAATGATAGCGAATGACCTATGAAAGTGAGCTAATGCTGTGGAATGCCTTGTTAGTGCAATCAGTGAAATAGTTCACGTAGATACTAATTTACCAGTCTAATTTAGCTCAAAGATTGTTGCGTGGCAATCAACTATTATTTTTCTAGCAAATTCTGCAAATAGGAAACCTGTTTCCATACAAAACTGACATGTTTTCGATACAATACGTACGAGTAAGTAGTAACCTAATGACTTCGAAAAGTCAGTTCTATTGATATAACcaaagtaaaaggaaaaaaattgcCTATCAAATCGAATCAGAATCCTATCACATAACTCACAGTTCCCTCACTAATAACGTAAAGGTAACGCCCAACACGCCAAGGACGGGAGAAAATGGAGGTCAGCTGTAATAATTCAACCACAACACAATAATAATGCGAACACGATCCATTAAATAATATAACGACTGAAAATGACTAGGAAACTATAAAATGTCTAAAAATCTGCAAGGCCCACAGCTGATTTGATAGAAAATGACTAAGAATCTGCATGATCCTCAGATATAACAACACAAAATGACTAAGAATATGTACAATCCTCAGATATACCTAAAGGTCGAAAATGATTAAGAATCTATATGACCTTCAAATACAAAGGTAGAAAATGACTAAGAATCTGTATGGTCAGTTATAGAGGCAGAAAATGATGACTAAGTATCTGTACGACCCTCAGATATGAAGACTGAAAACGAATAGAATTTTGCACGACCTACAAataggtacaagaaataaataaggatataaaaaaactgaaacagACTATGAATTTGACAACAGAGGACAAGTGCTATGTGCATTTGACCACAGTTTGtgatttgacgattgaaaagtcGGTAgcctacttatctacttataaaagttcaattgaataaaaatatttctatttctatttcaacTGTAACTACCCACCACCTAAGATGATGCAGTTGTTCCACCTAGAGCAATAATTATGATCTTGTAATTATACCAATTACAATTACTGCGAATATTCGCCTACCTATTCTTATGAGATGTGTGTACAGAAACGCAAGGACAAttcactgtaaaaaaaaaagtgagaaAAACATAGCTGGTCTTGTAATTTTTGTTCTAACCTATTTGAATGAAACTAGACAAGAAACACATTGTAATGTTGATAGATGATAGTAGCTAGATACTTAttgtaggtactcgtatgtcGTGAATCATAATTCATTAAGTTAAGGTTAACGTGAtcaatttatgtacctacttattacatcTTCGTTCACAATAGATTCatgaaggtaggtaggtattttgtgATGTCACGTACCTTCCTACAATGATAGTAAACAAATTGCGGATGACATAGTTCCACACGAAGTGTCCATACCAAGTAGGCAAGTACTGATGGTACAAGCATACATGATAGTGAAGTCCaaagactataataatataatgaacttAAAATCATGGATGGTTACAAAAAGTACCCAATCCAAACTAAACACAACCACCTTTCACACACAAccaaataattacctacctaaaagaaaatataaactgTGGCTGGAAAGGTAGTCCGTAGTACatatgtatacttacctatgtagAAAGGGTGGGTGAACAGGTTTTCGGCCACTTCTAGAAAAGTTTTCAAGTTCGAAAGCTGCTATTTACTTGAgtttaagtaataatttaatttgtgataAGAATTCAATTGATTTCACAGCAGAAAAGAAACCGGTAAGCGGCGCAAGTAGATACCTCCTTATCTGTGGAACTACGCCTCTTTTATCGAGAGTTCGAGAGTTGCATTTTCGTTCCGTATGCGTTACAAGATATTTCAGCGCGTTTAATTgactcatctggtgacagaaggatTTTTGTAGCGCataggatcagcctggctgtccagaaCAGAagtgcagccagtattcttggcaccaccCCACGCGTACATGATTTCTacagtaattactaattagacAAGGGTAGCTTTAAGTCTAACTGTAAGTATCATTTTCTATTCATTTTATAACTACCAATCTACgagtaaatccatacttaatattataaatgcgaaagtgtgtctgtctgtctgtctgtctgctaccttttcacggcccaacagtttaaccgattctgacgaaatttggtacagggttagcttatatcccgaggacggacataggcaactttttatcccggaaaatcaaagagttcccgcgggattcctaaagacccatccacttaaccgatttgtatgaggtaccgaagtagcttgcgtccctgtaatcgaaattggcaactttttatcccggaaaatcaaacagttcccacgggatctttaaaaa
This genomic stretch from Maniola jurtina chromosome 2, ilManJurt1.1, whole genome shotgun sequence harbors:
- the LOC123877031 gene encoding uncharacterized protein LOC123877031 isoform X2 produces the protein MANILDVSTDDNLQYQFFPVSSGSVQFKIRAPNDAHIALTMGPQESDPMYEVFIGGWGNTKSVIRRNRTKPEKVEIETPYILNPGEFRGFWVRWDGGVVSAGREGEAIPFISWADPEPFPVNFVGVCTGWGATGTWKIEVAPSAPQASALYSAPPGYPGPGAGYPGAGGGYPGVAPVSGGAGVWVDATSGQVPPGAVVGGQDCSGEPIYVARARHEGALIPGKLCSSHGCAYVPWGGKENAKNEYQVLIGGPSNWVPTNGSNIPPGAFPGGESEDGEPLFVGRVRHEGSLTTGKVQQSHGVCYISFGGQELGFPDYEVLVA
- the LOC123877031 gene encoding uncharacterized protein LOC123877031 isoform X3 — encoded protein: MANILDVSTDDNLQYQFFPVSSGSVQFKIRAPNDAHIALTMGPQESDPMYEVFIGGWGNTKSVIRRNRTKPEKVEIETPYILNPGEFRGFWVRWDGGVVSAGREGEAIPFISWADPEPFPVNFVGVCTGWGATGTWKIEAPSAPQASALYSAPPGYPGPGAGYPGAGGGYPGVAPVSGGAGVWVDATSGQVPPGAVVGGQDCSGEPIYVARARHEGALIPGKLCSSHGCAYVPWGGKENAKNEYQVLIGGPSNWVPTNGSNIPPGAFPGGESEDGEPLFVGRVRHEGSLTTGKVQQSHGVCYISFGGQELGFPDYEVLVA
- the LOC123877031 gene encoding uncharacterized protein LOC123877031 isoform X1; the protein is MANILDVSTDDNLQYQFFPVSSGSVQFKIRAPNDAHIALTMGPQESDPMYEVFIGGWGNTKSVIRRNRTKPEKVEIETPYILNPGEFRGFWVRWDGGVVSAGREGEAIPFISWADPEPFPVNFVGVCTGWGATGTWKIEDGAEFNTPDKLEYKFGPVAAGSLELEYRGPHNCHICLTPAPGEVDPMYEIILGGWENSQSVIRHCRQKPDKVTVPTPGIMNPNEFKKFLIEWRCGRLTVRDGRSGAVLMEWMDPSPFPVTHFGVRSAYGARGNWRISHFNRGGAQPLAPSAPQASALYSAPPGYPGPGAGYPGAGGGYPGVAPVSGGAGVWVDATSGQVPPGAVVGGQDCSGEPIYVARARHEGALIPGKLCSSHGCAYVPWGGKENAKNEYQVLIGGPSNWVPTNGSNIPPGAFPGGESEDGEPLFVGRVRHEGSLTTGKVQQSHGVCYISFGGQELGFPDYEVLVA